In Anser cygnoides isolate HZ-2024a breed goose chromosome Z, Taihu_goose_T2T_genome, whole genome shotgun sequence, a genomic segment contains:
- the NFIL3 gene encoding nuclear factor interleukin-3-regulated protein, translating to MQLRKMQTLKKEHGPVDTSSNVDKIMVLKSTLAEVSEELSTNEDILLTEASSGKSKSSACRRKREFIPDEKKDAMYWEKRRKNNEAAKRSREKRRLNDLVLENKLIALGEENATLKAELLSLKLKFGLISSAAYAQEIQKLSSSTTVYFQDYQSSKSNINSFVDEHEPSIVGSSCISVIKHSPQSSMSDVSEMSSVEHTQPSRIQSSCRSPENKFQIIKQEPMELEREPRDDRGSYKASIYPNYMGTTFNVYSHSPPLLQVNRSSSNSPRTSETDDGVVGKSSDGEDEQQVPKGPIHSPVEHKSVHATVKVPEVNSSALPHKLRIKAKAMQVKVEAMDNDYDATQKLSSPIDMSSKRHFELEKHGAQNLVHSSHTPFSVQVTNIQDWSLKPELWHQKELNVKIQSGCKTGVVEIKDNIYNVSESENLYLKQGIANLSAEVASLKRLITTQQISASDSG from the coding sequence ATGCAGCTGAGAAAAATGCAGACCCTTAAAAAGGAACACGGACCTGTTGACACAAGTAGCAATGTGGACAAAATCATGGTACTTAAGTCTACTTTAGCAGAAGTGTCTGAAGAGTTGTCCACAAATGAAGATATACTACTTACTGAAGCAAGTAGCGGAAAAAGCAAATCTTCAGCTTGCCGGAGAAAGCGTGAATTCATtccagatgaaaagaaagatgctATGTATTGGGAGAAAAGGCggaaaaataatgaagctgCCAAAAGATCTCGTGAAAAACGACGACTGAATGACCTTGTCTTAGAGAACAAACTAATTGCACTGGGAGAGGAGAATGCCACTTTGAAGGCGGAGCTGCTTTCATTGAAGCTAAAGTTTGGTTTAATTAGTTCTGCAGCCTATGCCCAAGAGATACAGAAACTCAGCAGCTCGACAACTGTGTATTTCCAAGACTATCAAAGTTCCAAATCAAACATTAACTCATTTGTAGATGAACATGAACCATCTATAGTTGGTAGCAGTTGTATTTCTGTCATTAAGCATTCTCCTCAAAGCTCTATGTCCGATGTGTCTGAAATGTCATCAGTAGAGCATACTCAGCCAAGTCGTAtacaaagcagctgcagaagtcCTGAAAATAAGTTCCAGATTATAAAACAGGAGCCCATGGAATTAGAGAGAGAGCCAAGAGATGACAGAGGTTCCTATAAAGCATCCATATATCCAAACTACATGGGAACTACCTTTAACGTGTACTCACATTCTCCTCCTCTCTTGCAAGTTAATAGATCCTCCAGTAATTCCCCCAGAACTTCAGAAACTGATGATGGTGTTGTTGGAAAGTCATCTGATGGAGAAGATGAGCAGCAGGTTCCGAAGGGTCCAATCCATTCCCCAGTTGAACATAAAAGTGTTCATGCAACAGTTAAAGTTCCTGAAGTGAATTCTTCAGCTTTGCCTCACAAGCTTCGAATTAAAGCCAAAGCCATGCAAGTTAAAGTGGAAGCAATGGATAATGACTATGATGCCACACAGAAATTATCATCACCTATTGATATGTCctcaaaaagacattttgagCTTGAAAAACATGGTGCACAGAACTTGGTGCATTCTTCTCACACTCCTTTCTCGGTTCAGGTGACTAACATCCAAGACTGGTCACTCAAACCAGAACTCTGGCATCAAAAGGAACTCAATGTAAAAATTCAGAGTGGTTGCAAAACTGGAGTTGTTGAAATAAAAGACAATATCTACAATGTCTCTGAGTCCGAAAACCTGTATTTGAAGCAGGGGATAGCAAACTTATCTGCAGAGGTTGCTTCACTTAAAAGACTTATAACTACACAACAAATCTCTGCGTCAGACTCTGGTTAA